The following are encoded together in the Adhaeribacter arboris genome:
- a CDS encoding PD-(D/E)XK nuclease family protein: MPLAAFTKPEYMQTFLHQAAESIYRQHAENISQICVILPTRRASVYFKNALAQVATEGIWSPEVSSMEDFICRLARVEVLEPIHLQLDLFDIMQELDPNIEFDQYVTWASTLLEDFSRMDQEVVNTGKLFEYLSEAKALERWDPKRAGFAISPMLQKYFKLWDNLQEAYTRLKKKLKAEKQAYMGMAYRHVAENVLDMVQKTTCSQFIFVGLNALSRSEQIIIRTLLKEHKAEVLFDSDEFYMDENTQNRAGYFLKRYQKQWQLPEWKWQQNLLLTDTKEINAIAVANASMQGKVAGQLLQQIRQENPQAQVAIVLPDETMLLPVLHSISEAIPDYNVTMGLTFKGTPLYNLIDLLFELHLTGVIQPNDAGYKVNRYHYLTVQKILSHPFIRRYEQYYNTVTEDAAEQNLISQVLADIITQNKVLVSAKELIDAGKDHPIFKALFRTWRNCDDIIASFYNLIDLLKQVYQFQAENPIETEYLYIFYTLVKRLDSIFDCREQRISVRSFKKFLYENIAQTRLPFSGEPISDIQVMGFLETRALDFENLIILSVNENVLPQPKQHKSLMPYDVLKTFGLPTYAEQESITSYYFYRLLQRAKRVHLLYILPSDTYGSGEKSRFILQLQHHLVPANPNITFRELTAVVEQQQSKTYEPDIVIQKDAQVLASLKKALQKGLYPSHLNMYINCSLQYYFNKIAGLKETDDIEEKIGADQFGNIVHQVLEAYFKPFQEKNLLVTAQDINHMRAVLPQRVQLAFKTGVLGNVPEQGMNYLLLKVATQVLDTYLKKQAESPDLPVRIISLEQVLETVLEVNLEDEVIQVKIAGKADRIDRTAKATRVIDYKTGLVNAADLKIKPEHVAENLLTNRKYEKVRQLWLYRYLMAKKMQAEGSLDNSLFQPEIEAGIISFRNLNAGFMISDVAFSENKPETIEAYIQHSEEYLRLFVQDMLNPNIPIRKTHDLEVCQYCIYRGICAR; the protein is encoded by the coding sequence GTGCCCTTGGCAGCCTTTACCAAACCCGAATACATGCAAACTTTCCTGCACCAGGCAGCCGAGTCTATTTACCGCCAGCACGCCGAAAACATCAGCCAGATTTGCGTGATTTTACCCACGCGGCGGGCGAGTGTTTATTTTAAAAATGCCTTGGCCCAGGTGGCTACCGAAGGCATCTGGTCGCCGGAAGTGTCGTCGATGGAAGATTTCATCTGCCGGCTAGCCCGGGTTGAAGTGCTGGAACCCATTCACCTGCAACTGGATTTGTTCGATATTATGCAGGAACTGGACCCGAATATTGAGTTCGACCAGTACGTCACCTGGGCGAGTACTTTACTGGAAGATTTCAGTCGCATGGACCAGGAAGTAGTGAATACTGGTAAACTGTTCGAGTATTTGAGTGAGGCCAAAGCCCTGGAACGCTGGGACCCGAAACGCGCCGGCTTTGCTATCTCGCCGATGCTGCAAAAATATTTTAAGCTTTGGGACAATTTGCAGGAAGCCTACACCCGGCTGAAGAAAAAATTAAAAGCCGAGAAACAGGCGTACATGGGCATGGCGTACCGGCACGTGGCCGAAAACGTATTGGATATGGTGCAAAAAACCACTTGCTCCCAGTTTATCTTTGTCGGCCTGAATGCCTTGAGCCGCTCCGAACAAATTATTATCCGCACCTTACTCAAAGAACACAAAGCCGAGGTCTTGTTCGATTCGGATGAGTTTTACATGGACGAAAATACCCAGAACCGGGCCGGCTATTTTTTAAAACGCTACCAAAAACAATGGCAACTCCCCGAGTGGAAATGGCAGCAAAACCTTTTATTAACGGATACCAAAGAAATTAACGCCATTGCGGTGGCTAACGCCAGCATGCAGGGCAAAGTGGCCGGCCAGTTGCTGCAGCAAATCCGGCAGGAGAACCCGCAGGCGCAGGTCGCCATTGTTCTGCCCGACGAAACCATGCTGCTGCCGGTGCTGCACTCCATCAGCGAGGCTATTCCGGATTACAACGTGACTATGGGGCTTACTTTTAAAGGCACGCCGCTTTACAACCTAATTGATTTATTGTTTGAACTGCACTTAACCGGCGTGATACAGCCCAACGATGCCGGCTACAAAGTAAACCGCTACCATTATCTCACCGTTCAGAAAATACTCAGTCACCCGTTTATCCGGCGCTACGAGCAATATTACAATACCGTGACCGAAGATGCCGCGGAGCAGAACTTGATTTCTCAGGTTTTAGCGGATATTATTACCCAAAACAAAGTACTGGTTTCGGCGAAAGAGCTGATTGATGCGGGCAAAGACCACCCGATTTTTAAAGCCTTATTCCGGACCTGGCGCAACTGCGACGATATAATTGCTTCCTTCTACAACCTTATCGATTTACTCAAGCAAGTGTACCAATTTCAGGCCGAAAACCCCATTGAAACCGAGTACCTGTACATTTTTTATACGTTGGTCAAGCGGCTCGATTCGATTTTTGATTGCCGGGAACAACGCATTTCGGTGCGCAGTTTTAAAAAATTCCTGTACGAAAACATTGCCCAAACCCGCCTACCCTTCAGCGGCGAACCGATTTCGGATATTCAGGTAATGGGTTTTCTGGAAACGCGGGCGCTGGATTTTGAAAATTTAATCATTCTGTCGGTGAACGAGAACGTACTGCCGCAGCCGAAACAGCACAAATCGCTGATGCCCTACGACGTACTCAAGACCTTTGGTTTGCCCACCTACGCCGAACAGGAAAGCATCACCTCGTACTACTTTTACCGTTTACTGCAACGGGCTAAGCGCGTGCATTTATTGTATATTTTACCTTCCGATACGTACGGTTCCGGGGAGAAAAGCCGGTTTATTCTGCAATTGCAGCACCATTTGGTTCCGGCTAACCCCAACATTACTTTCCGGGAATTAACTGCTGTAGTAGAGCAGCAACAAAGCAAAACCTACGAACCCGATATTGTTATCCAAAAAGACGCGCAGGTGCTGGCCAGCCTCAAAAAAGCGCTCCAGAAAGGTTTATACCCCTCGCACCTGAATATGTACATTAACTGTTCGCTGCAATATTACTTCAACAAAATTGCCGGCCTCAAAGAAACCGACGACATTGAAGAGAAAATCGGCGCTGACCAGTTTGGTAATATTGTGCACCAAGTGCTGGAAGCTTATTTTAAACCATTTCAGGAGAAAAATTTACTGGTTACCGCCCAAGACATTAACCACATGCGGGCGGTGTTGCCGCAGCGCGTACAATTGGCTTTTAAAACCGGTGTTTTGGGTAATGTTCCGGAGCAAGGCATGAACTATTTACTTTTGAAAGTAGCTACGCAGGTTCTGGATACTTACCTGAAAAAACAAGCCGAATCGCCCGATTTACCTGTGCGCATTATCAGCCTCGAACAAGTGCTCGAAACGGTTTTGGAAGTAAATTTAGAGGATGAAGTAATTCAGGTAAAAATAGCCGGTAAAGCCGACCGCATTGATCGGACGGCTAAAGCCACGCGGGTAATTGATTATAAAACCGGTTTGGTAAACGCCGCTGATTTAAAAATAAAACCAGAACACGTGGCGGAAAATTTACTGACCAACCGCAAGTACGAGAAAGTGCGGCAACTCTGGCTGTACCGGTATCTAATGGCCAAAAAGATGCAAGCCGAAGGCAGTCTGGATAATTCCTTATTTCAACCGGAAATTGAGGCCGGCATTATTTCTTTCCGAAATTTAAACGCCGGCTTTATGATCTCCGATGTTGCTTTTTCGGAAAACAAGCCCGAGACGATTGAAGCGTATATTCAGCATTCCGAAGAATACCTGAGACTTTTTGTGCAGGATATGCTCAACCCCAACATTCCCATCCGGAAAACCCACGATCTAGAAGTTTGCCAGTACTGCATTTACCGCGGCATTTGCGCCCGTTAA
- a CDS encoding DUF3368 domain-containing protein — protein sequence MQAIIISDTSCLILLDKIGKLSLLQKLYGKIITTQIVADEFGSNLPDYITIQNPQDINTQLVLGAALDKGEASALALALEQPNCLLIIDESRGRKMANQLGLTITGTLGILAQAKLNGYVSLLKPLLDQVKQTDFRLSDRLIK from the coding sequence ATGCAGGCAATTATCATATCAGACACTAGTTGCCTAATTCTTCTGGATAAAATTGGTAAACTCAGTTTATTACAAAAGCTCTACGGTAAAATAATTACGACGCAAATAGTAGCTGATGAATTTGGGAGTAACTTGCCAGATTATATAACCATCCAAAATCCGCAAGATATTAATACCCAATTAGTATTGGGTGCTGCTCTGGACAAAGGAGAAGCAAGTGCCTTGGCGTTGGCTTTAGAGCAGCCAAATTGTCTTTTAATTATTGATGAATCGAGAGGGCGAAAAATGGCTAACCAGTTAGGATTAACCATCACCGGAACCTTAGGTATTCTGGCTCAAGCCAAGCTTAATGGCTATGTATCTTTGCTAAAGCCCTTGTTGGATCAAGTAAAACAAACCGATTTTCGTTTAAGCGACCGACTAATAAAGTAA
- a CDS encoding UPF0175 family protein, with product MKTLVLNIPDNLDLDDREATMLLATKLYEQGKLTLGQAAELAGYSKRTFMELLSRYNVSIFDYDPSELANDIKNAGNYHIRH from the coding sequence ATGAAGACTCTCGTACTAAACATACCCGATAATTTAGACCTGGATGATCGGGAAGCAACCATGTTGCTAGCAACCAAACTTTATGAGCAAGGCAAACTTACATTAGGCCAGGCAGCTGAGCTAGCTGGCTATAGCAAAAGAACCTTTATGGAGCTTTTAAGCCGGTATAACGTTTCTATTTTTGACTATGACCCAAGTGAACTGGCAAATGACATAAAAAATGCAGGCAATTATCATATCAGACACTAG
- a CDS encoding methyltransferase, whose translation MLDLAPITRILRAKASSQLLVAATHYLPVFEELSQGALPLPELQERLQLKPRPAMVLFSALCAMGLLEYDAAGKLKLSETGKYLTAANATNLLGYAGLEKDDPGVIKMAEWLQNDGPVNTSQGFSYVKDEDAPSPMDEAETARFFTMALAGRAKFLSPLVADKITKHPGLLLDVAGGTGFYTYEWLLANPTSQAIVFDRPEVLKVAAELFEEFCQDHPAEATSLKNRLTFMPGDMLTDRLPEADVLLAASLFHDWPVETCEKLAVKFANALKPGGSLWVHDAFLNDTLDGPLAVTDYSAMLFLGTKGRCYSRKEYRGWFTKAGLVPTAEEIPTLMDYGLIATIKPK comes from the coding sequence ATGTTAGACCTTGCACCCATTACCCGAATTTTAAGAGCGAAAGCGAGTTCTCAGCTTTTAGTAGCCGCCACACATTACTTACCGGTTTTTGAAGAATTAAGTCAAGGCGCATTGCCCCTACCGGAATTGCAGGAGCGGTTACAATTAAAACCTCGGCCCGCCATGGTTTTGTTTTCGGCTTTATGTGCCATGGGTTTGTTGGAATATGATGCCGCAGGTAAACTAAAACTGAGCGAAACCGGAAAATATTTAACCGCTGCTAACGCCACCAATCTGCTGGGCTATGCGGGTTTAGAAAAAGATGATCCGGGGGTGATAAAAATGGCGGAATGGTTGCAAAATGACGGACCTGTAAATACCAGTCAAGGGTTTTCGTATGTAAAAGATGAAGACGCGCCTTCGCCGATGGATGAAGCCGAAACCGCCCGCTTTTTTACCATGGCACTGGCGGGTAGAGCTAAGTTTCTTTCGCCCCTGGTAGCGGATAAAATTACCAAACACCCCGGGCTGTTACTGGATGTGGCCGGCGGGACGGGTTTCTATACTTACGAATGGTTGCTAGCTAACCCTACCTCCCAGGCCATTGTTTTCGACCGGCCCGAAGTGCTGAAAGTAGCAGCGGAACTATTCGAAGAATTCTGCCAAGACCATCCGGCGGAGGCCACTTCTTTAAAAAACCGGTTAACCTTTATGCCCGGCGATATGCTGACCGATAGACTTCCGGAAGCAGATGTTTTGCTGGCGGCCAGTCTGTTTCATGACTGGCCCGTAGAAACCTGCGAAAAGCTGGCGGTGAAATTTGCCAATGCTCTAAAACCGGGCGGCTCCTTGTGGGTGCATGATGCTTTTTTGAATGATACCCTGGATGGACCTTTGGCCGTGACGGATTATTCGGCGATGCTTTTTTTAGGAACCAAAGGCCGTTGTTACAGCAGAAAAGAATACCGCGGCTGGTTTACGAAAGCCGGCTTAGTACCAACAGCGGAAGAAATTCCTACTCTCATGGATTACGGCTTGATTGCGACCATCAAGCCCAAGTGA
- a CDS encoding toll/interleukin-1 receptor domain-containing protein, translated as MSINVFLSHTSVDKPFVRKLAKDLENHGINYWLDERDIKIGQSLIDKIRQGLDEVNYVAVILSPASISSSWVQREIDVAMNQEIKGKTVRVLPIMYQQCELPGFLLGKLYVDFTEESKYPDAFKKLVESMGIVFNKKVLESTFNSSTLWNAIDRAVSFNFRILSHPFHRPFQYIGMNVSNAAKAVDHIPNEVGNIIVDNEDCHMLLEAEGNFISYVEVEFKKTAPCQSNQEFDSEPLLGALSINPVELDLVRKQPHCHTYYDHRKKLKVNVLCTYEGGPLSVSFSTKYYGM; from the coding sequence ATGAGCATAAATGTTTTCTTAAGTCACACCTCAGTTGATAAGCCATTTGTTCGGAAATTAGCTAAAGATTTAGAAAATCATGGAATCAATTACTGGTTAGATGAACGAGATATAAAGATAGGTCAATCACTAATTGATAAAATCAGACAAGGACTGGATGAGGTAAACTACGTAGCTGTGATTCTCTCACCAGCTTCAATTTCTTCTTCTTGGGTGCAACGAGAAATTGATGTAGCAATGAACCAGGAGATAAAAGGTAAAACAGTTAGGGTGCTGCCGATAATGTACCAGCAGTGTGAGCTTCCAGGCTTTCTACTCGGGAAATTATACGTTGACTTCACAGAAGAATCTAAGTATCCGGATGCATTTAAGAAACTAGTAGAAAGTATGGGCATCGTTTTTAACAAAAAAGTACTTGAGTCTACTTTTAATAGTTCAACTTTATGGAATGCAATTGATCGTGCAGTTAGCTTTAATTTTCGAATCCTATCGCACCCGTTTCATCGACCATTTCAGTATATTGGTATGAACGTTTCCAACGCGGCTAAGGCAGTTGATCATATCCCCAACGAAGTTGGAAATATCATAGTAGATAATGAAGACTGCCACATGCTTTTGGAAGCTGAAGGAAACTTTATAAGCTACGTAGAAGTGGAATTTAAAAAAACAGCTCCTTGTCAATCAAACCAAGAGTTTGATTCGGAGCCTTTACTTGGTGCATTAAGCATAAATCCTGTCGAGTTAGATTTAGTTAGAAAGCAACCCCATTGTCACACCTACTATGATCATCGCAAGAAGCTTAAAGTAAATGTTCTTTGTACATATGAAGGAGGACCACTCTCAGTTAGCTTTAGTACGAAATATTATGGTATGTAG
- a CDS encoding UvrD-helicase domain-containing protein yields MPQQFKIYSSSAGSGKTYHLTKEYLKLALQSENPGYYRSILAITFTNDAANEMKERILGALRQFNEIQADARAQARSEELLNLITFEIQTEYNQPETDREIIRARAERTFEQILYNYSEFAVSTIDAFVNKVVTAFTRELNIPYNFEVDLDTTTLLNTAVSMLLDKVNNAPDNSLLAQTLEQYALEKADEGRSWNSLPDELASFANNLLNEQVYEAVSELQKLTLQDFKKIRQDLYRYKKQIEEAVVEAAQAAIDLLSAHQIEPSFLHYKEKGIYGFFNKYLKNFEFQKPNTYVEQTINNDKWCGAKVPKDVEARLNGIKSQIVDYFQTIETIRTQQSANYILITEIIKHLYQVSVLNELEKCIQDIKRDTNLVHISEFNKRITDIVLNEPVPFIYERLGEKYNHILIDEFQDTSALQWNNLLPLIENSLASGYFNMAVGDAKQAIYRWRGGDMDQILHLYKRNTPALYQNRKNEDLLEVRYDTLDLSLTPADLNTNYRSATEIISFNNDFFKFVSESNPAYPMLQSIYDENFKQATPESSTRTGGHIQVIFTHNEDANYQYDLNSCERTEVLYEGYEKPEILTYQESTLQIVLQLIRHALAEGYEWKDIAVLSRTNRNSRLVAGFLKEKKFAIISQDSLSLQFAEVVNLVVALFRIFNRPDDTLARAEAMYLFCKVVLNVQPDNTVTQTIATIANCADNTAFFDELRTAGYDLEEKETGNLSIYELTEKIIRVFGLLGKNNECEYLFRFLDVVLEYSLNQSNNLNNFLEYWETHKEKLSINSPKNRNAITITSIHKAKGLAYPVVIIPFADWSVEPQRSALLWSRLPADLPVFHDLPAAVVTMSKRLEETPLQPQYQMELEKTFIENLNMLYVGFTRPQDRLYLIAQKKDFNQGGNQKNSNYLLYQYLQHQQLWQEDQLCYQLAQGTATQNSSTPVTAQVFHLDLFRSFNWTQRLKLKQHANNVFDFETQQEYRRLNRKLHYALSRITTADDLNFVLKQLVNEGIFSSKETPELRETLKKIINHPEIKRYFSKDILIEKEKEILNVRATRYKPDRIVFDGTKVVLLDFKAPPFTQEHADNLNFYSSLFKELLYTEIECVLYYFDVEEVRKWVYVDEIKAGV; encoded by the coding sequence GTGCCGCAGCAATTTAAAATATACTCTTCGTCCGCCGGTTCCGGCAAAACTTACCACTTAACCAAAGAATACCTGAAACTGGCTTTGCAAAGCGAGAACCCGGGTTATTATCGTTCCATTTTGGCGATAACGTTTACCAACGATGCCGCCAACGAAATGAAAGAACGGATTTTAGGAGCTCTGCGGCAGTTTAATGAAATACAAGCGGATGCTCGTGCGCAGGCCCGCAGCGAAGAGTTGCTGAATCTGATTACTTTTGAAATTCAAACAGAATACAACCAACCCGAAACGGATCGGGAAATTATCCGGGCGCGGGCGGAGCGGACGTTCGAGCAGATATTGTACAATTACTCGGAGTTTGCGGTGAGTACCATTGATGCGTTCGTGAACAAAGTGGTAACGGCTTTTACCCGCGAACTCAATATTCCTTACAATTTTGAAGTAGACCTGGACACCACTACCCTGCTCAACACGGCCGTATCGATGTTGCTGGATAAGGTAAACAATGCGCCGGATAACAGCTTGCTGGCCCAAACCCTGGAACAATACGCCCTAGAAAAAGCCGACGAAGGCCGGAGCTGGAACAGTTTGCCCGACGAACTCGCCAGTTTTGCCAATAATTTACTCAACGAGCAGGTGTACGAAGCGGTGTCGGAATTACAGAAGCTAACACTTCAGGATTTTAAAAAAATCCGGCAGGATTTGTACCGGTATAAAAAACAAATTGAAGAAGCCGTGGTGGAAGCGGCGCAGGCGGCCATTGATTTATTAAGCGCACACCAGATTGAACCTAGCTTTTTACATTATAAAGAAAAAGGCATTTACGGGTTCTTTAATAAATATTTAAAAAATTTCGAATTTCAGAAACCTAATACTTACGTCGAACAAACTATTAACAACGATAAATGGTGCGGCGCCAAAGTGCCGAAAGATGTGGAAGCGCGATTGAATGGTATTAAAAGCCAGATCGTAGATTACTTCCAAACGATCGAAACTATCCGGACGCAGCAAAGCGCAAACTATATTCTAATCACCGAAATCATCAAGCACTTGTACCAGGTGTCGGTGTTGAATGAGCTGGAAAAATGCATTCAGGATATTAAACGCGATACCAACCTGGTGCATATTTCGGAATTTAATAAACGCATTACCGATATTGTGTTGAACGAACCAGTGCCTTTTATTTACGAACGGCTCGGCGAAAAATACAACCACATTCTGATCGATGAGTTTCAGGATACGTCTGCGCTGCAATGGAATAACTTGCTGCCTTTAATTGAAAACTCGCTGGCATCGGGATATTTTAACATGGCCGTGGGCGATGCCAAGCAAGCCATTTACCGGTGGCGCGGCGGCGACATGGACCAGATTCTGCATTTGTACAAACGCAACACACCGGCCTTGTACCAGAACCGCAAAAACGAAGATTTGCTGGAAGTTCGCTACGATACCCTGGATTTAAGTTTAACACCCGCCGACCTGAACACCAATTACCGGAGCGCCACCGAAATTATCAGTTTCAACAACGATTTTTTTAAATTTGTGAGTGAAAGCAACCCGGCCTACCCGATGTTGCAAAGCATTTACGACGAAAACTTTAAACAAGCCACGCCCGAAAGCAGCACCCGTACTGGCGGACACATACAGGTAATTTTCACCCACAACGAAGATGCCAACTACCAGTACGATTTAAATTCCTGCGAACGCACCGAAGTTTTGTACGAAGGCTACGAAAAGCCTGAAATATTAACCTACCAGGAAAGCACCTTGCAAATTGTTTTGCAACTTATCCGGCATGCCCTAGCGGAAGGCTACGAGTGGAAAGACATTGCCGTGCTGAGCCGTACCAACCGCAACAGCCGTTTAGTGGCGGGTTTCCTGAAAGAAAAAAAGTTTGCTATTATTTCGCAAGACTCACTCTCGCTACAGTTTGCCGAAGTAGTAAACCTGGTGGTGGCCTTGTTCCGGATTTTTAACCGCCCCGATGATACCCTGGCCCGCGCTGAAGCCATGTATTTGTTCTGTAAAGTGGTTCTGAACGTGCAACCCGACAATACCGTCACCCAGACGATTGCCACGATTGCTAATTGCGCCGATAATACCGCTTTCTTCGATGAACTCCGCACAGCCGGCTACGACCTCGAAGAAAAAGAAACAGGTAATTTATCGATCTACGAACTCACCGAAAAAATTATCCGGGTATTTGGGTTGCTAGGTAAAAACAACGAGTGCGAGTACTTGTTCCGGTTCCTGGATGTGGTTCTGGAGTACAGTTTAAACCAAAGCAATAACCTGAACAATTTTCTGGAATACTGGGAAACCCACAAGGAAAAACTCAGCATTAACTCGCCCAAAAATCGCAACGCCATTACCATTACCAGCATTCACAAGGCCAAAGGATTGGCGTACCCGGTAGTCATTATTCCGTTTGCCGATTGGTCGGTGGAGCCGCAGCGCAGTGCTTTGCTGTGGAGCCGTTTGCCCGCCGACTTACCTGTTTTCCATGATTTGCCGGCGGCCGTGGTAACCATGAGCAAGCGCCTGGAAGAAACGCCTTTGCAACCCCAGTACCAGATGGAACTGGAAAAAACCTTTATCGAAAACCTGAACATGCTCTACGTGGGCTTTACCCGCCCCCAGGACCGCTTGTACTTAATTGCCCAGAAAAAAGATTTCAACCAGGGAGGCAACCAGAAAAATAGCAACTATTTATTGTACCAATACTTGCAGCACCAGCAATTATGGCAGGAAGACCAGTTGTGTTACCAGTTAGCGCAAGGTACGGCCACGCAAAATTCCAGCACGCCGGTAACGGCGCAGGTTTTTCACCTGGACTTATTCCGTTCTTTTAACTGGACACAACGCCTGAAACTAAAACAACACGCCAACAACGTGTTCGATTTTGAAACCCAACAGGAATACCGCCGCCTAAACCGCAAATTGCATTACGCCCTCTCTCGCATCACCACCGCCGACGATTTAAACTTTGTATTGAAGCAACTGGTAAACGAAGGCATTTTCAGCAGCAAAGAAACCCCGGAACTGCGCGAAACTTTAAAAAAGATCATCAACCATCCCGAGATCAAGCGTTATTTCAGTAAAGACATTCTGATCGAAAAAGAAAAAGAAATTTTAAACGTGCGGGCCACCCGCTACAAACCAGACCGCATTGTTTTCGACGGCACCAAAGTAGTGCTCCTAGATTTCAAAGCTCCCCCCTTCACCCAAGAACACGCCGACAACCTGAACTTCTATAGCAGCCTTTTTAAAGAATTGTTATACACCGAGATTGAATGCGTGCTGTATTATTTTGATGTAGAGGAAGTGCGGAAGTGGGTTTATGTGGATGAGATAAAAGCAGGTGTTTAA